In Procambarus clarkii isolate CNS0578487 chromosome 74, FALCON_Pclarkii_2.0, whole genome shotgun sequence, one DNA window encodes the following:
- the LOC138356774 gene encoding uncharacterized protein, which produces MGGVSQKTPAGKIEVLEGPVQFLGPVHICRVVILRGGSAPNKMLLRSLIDDACCRGHKAAPAGEENTSDEREEETQPKGVHPTHPTPPREGGDGAQDLPPLFTDEESSQFYSDEDGGVG; this is translated from the exons atgggaggtgtctctcaaaaaacacctgcggggaagattgaagtccttgaaggacctg tgcagttcttgggacccgtccacatttgtagagtagtaattctacgtggggggtctgccccaaacaagatgctgttacgtagtctaattgacgacgcctgctgtagaggacacaaggccgctcctgcaggggaagag aacacttccgatgagagagaggaggaaactcagccaaaaggtgtccacccaactcaccccacccccccaagagaggggggggatggggctcaagaccttcccccactcttcactgatgaggaatcgtcacaattctactcagacgaggatgggggtgtgggatag